In Haematobia irritans isolate KBUSLIRL chromosome 1, ASM5000362v1, whole genome shotgun sequence, a genomic segment contains:
- the LOC142221231 gene encoding uncharacterized protein CG1161: MEYKRLFLFTVFLAICYLIGVTWADTGITPNNATKSKSPKPTTATPLPKVLSSAVVPSANTTSAPKCVCDGALLPRLGENGKELEICPECKCKHEARNTTLIKVVVIIVIWIISILVIYMLFLMCLDPLLNKRVKANYQEHTNEDDDTTSASPPMTSTANQELNSRANVLNRVGHQQDKWKRQVREQRRHIYDRRTMLN, encoded by the exons ATGGAGTATAAACGCCTTTTTCTGTTTACGGTCTTTTTGGCGATATGTTATTTAATTGGCGTGACATGG GCTGACACAGGCATTACACCCAATAATGCCACTAAAAGCAAATCGCCAAAACCTACAACAGCGACTCCCCTACCAAAAGTATTAAGTTCTGCTGTTGTTCCTTCAGCGAATACAACTTCAGCTCCGAAATG tgtatgcgATGGTGCTTTGCTGCCCCGATTAGGGGAAAATGGCAAGGAATTGGAAATATGTCCAGAATGCAAGTGCAAACATGAAGCCCGAAATACCACTTTGATCAAG GTGGTCGTCATCATTGTTATATGGATAATATCAATTCTTGTAATATATATGCTATTCCTGATGTGCCTGGATCCACTGCTCAATAAACGTGTGAAAGCCAACTATCAGGAGCACACAAACGAAGAT GATGATACCACTTCTGCCTCTCCTCCTATGACTTCGACGGCAAATCAAGAGCTCAATTCGAGGGCCAATGTTCTTAATCGGGTGGGCCATCAACAGGACAAGTGGAAGAGACAAGTTCGAGAACAACGTCGTCACATCTACGACAGGCGTACAATGCTTAATTAa
- the LOC142221230 gene encoding stromal cell-derived factor 2 — protein MKYEQYQIALFTIVALLSKFPAAFAAKKNFVTCGSIVKLLNSDYSMRLHSHDVKYGSGSGQQSVTAIELKEDVNSHWTIKAATNKHCERGEPIKCGDIIRLEHLSTHKNLHSHFFSSPLSGEQEVSAYGENGVGDSGDHWELICSNDSWMRDAHVRFRHVDTGAYLSISGRTFGRPISGQMEVVGVSNPQHGTRWTTAEGLFIVPKEKETEYIHTEL, from the exons ATGAAATACGAACAATATCAAATAGCGCTTTTTACAATAGTTGCACTTCTCTCTAAATTTCCAGCGGCTTTTG CGGCCAAAAAGAACTTCGTAACATGTGGTTCCATTGTAAAATTACTAAACTCCGATTACAGTATGCGTCTTCATTCTCATGATGTGAAATACGGTTCCGGCTCGGGACAACAATCGGTCACAGCAATAGAATTGAAGGAAGACGTAAACAGCCATTGGACCATAAAAGCAGCTACAAATAAGCACTGTGAGAGGGGTGAACCTATTAAATGTGGAGATATCATAAGACTGGAACACCTAAGTACGCATAAAAATCTCCATTCTCATTTCTTCTCGTCACCATTGTCGGGAGAACAAGAAGTGTCTGCATATGGTGAAAATGGTGTAGGAGATTCTGGTGATCACTGGGAACTTATATGCTCAAACGATAGCTGGATGCGTGATGCCCATGTGCGTTTTAGGCACGTAGATACCGGTGCATATTTATCGATATCTGGAAGAACATTTGGTCGCCCAATTTCTGGCCAAATGGAAGTAGTGGGTGTAAGCAATCCCCAGCATGGTACAAGATGGACAACAGCTGAAGGTCTCTTCATTGTACCTAAAGAGAAAGAGACTGAATATATCCATACTGAATTGTGA